In Selenomonadales bacterium, the DNA window CGGCCAAGCGGTAGCACCAATAACTATCATAATGTTCATGGTGCTGCGCGGGAGTACGGCAATCACGGTCAGGAGGAGAAACATCGTGGGAAAGGAAGCCACTACTTCGGTAAAGCGCATGAGAATGTCGTCAATGACGCCGCCGAAGTAGCCTGCCACCGCGCCGATTATCGTGCCGATAACTAGGGCAATGCCTGCTGCCACGAATCCTACCGAGAGACTGATGCGGCTCCCCCAAACTACCCGGCTAAAGATGTCTCCGCCGATGCGGTCAGTGCCAAACCAGCTGGTGAGCGATGGGGGCTGCAGTGACTTAGTGAAGTCCATATGGTCGTAATGGTGCGGCGCCACAAGCGGCGCAAAAATAGCCATGCCATAGAGCAGGAGCAACACAAACAAACTGACCATGGCCAGCTTATGGCGGCGAAAACGGCGCCAAACCATGCGCGCGTAGGTTTCTTCTTTGGGCATTGCCAAAACCAGAGGTGTTACGTTAGGTGCAACACTAGATTTCAAACCGCTCACCACCTTAGTTGTACTTGATGCGGGGGTCGACCACGAGATACAGCATGTCCGCAAGGAACGCGCCTAGAACCATTAACGACGCTCCCAGTAGATTAAAAGCCATAATCACTTGGTAGTCTCTCTGCATCACAGCATTCCAGCTCAAAAGGCCTACGCCAGGCCACGAGAAGATGGTCTCAATGATAACGGAGCCGCTAAAGAGAATCGGCAACTCAAAGCCAATCAAGGTGACAATGGGCAAGAGGGCGTTACGCAAAGCGTGCTTAAGGATTACTTTGATTTGCGGCAAGCCTTTTGCCCTAGCGGTACGCACATAATCTTGACTAACAACCTCGAGCATACTAGCGCGCATATAGCGCGTAATGCTAGCTAAGTTTGTAAAGCTCACTACCGCTAGCGGCAGAATGAGATATCGCACGCGGTCGACCAGGAAATACCATAGCCCGTGTTCGGCAATCGAAACCCCCCACGTTGCCATGCCTGTGGTTTGGATAAAGGGGAAGCGCAGTCCTACATAGTACAGCAATAGCAGTGCAAGCCA includes these proteins:
- a CDS encoding ABC transporter permease; this encodes MAGYIARRVMQMVILLIGISIVSFGIMHLAPGSPIDLMVDRTATAEDRARIAAIYGFDRSIPEQYIRWAGQVVRGEFGNSFVTGEPVLDMITARLPATLLLNFLTLIIIYLLSIPIGIISAVRQYSWFDHVVTFYAFLGQSMPQFWLALLLLYYVGLRFPFIQTTGMATWGVSIAEHGLWYFLVDRVRYLILPLAVVSFTNLASITRYMRASMLEVVSQDYVRTARAKGLPQIKVILKHALRNALLPIVTLIGFELPILFSGSVIIETIFSWPGVGLLSWNAVMQRDYQVIMAFNLLGASLMVLGAFLADMLYLVVDPRIKYN
- a CDS encoding ABC transporter permease produces the protein MKSSVAPNVTPLVLAMPKEETYARMVWRRFRRHKLAMVSLFVLLLLYGMAIFAPLVAPHHYDHMDFTKSLQPPSLTSWFGTDRIGGDIFSRVVWGSRISLSVGFVAAGIALVIGTIIGAVAGYFGGVIDDILMRFTEVVASFPTMFLLLTVIAVLPRSTMNIMIVIGATAWPGLARMVRGQFLSLREMDYVEAARAIGATDSSIVFTHILLNTMAPIIVNASLRIGGAILVESGLSFLGLGVISPPSWGTILNGGRPLLRSAPWISTIPGLFIFVTVLAFNYVGDGLRDALDPRATR